From the genome of Vicia villosa cultivar HV-30 ecotype Madison, WI linkage group LG2, Vvil1.0, whole genome shotgun sequence, one region includes:
- the LOC131647056 gene encoding zinc finger protein CONSTANS-LIKE 5-like — protein sequence MSSDIYTFDISHHTHSTPNIFSYDPYYPFDFIDAVQEDFNNSLDPFFFSSPTTNHALPLTNGLNTNTELEDYHNNTVMDSANFQWHELNSSENSFFTGQIRRASSTCDSQTEEAKLLKVGRYSLEERKQKISKYRAKRKQRKFNKIIKYECRKTLADSRTRIRGRFARNDETSEIPKTPCSKTAERHCSEDELWVDLIEGLNEDLTSCFYLS from the exons ATGTCTTCTGATATCTATACTTTCGATATTTCTCATCACACACATTCAACTCCAAACATATTCTCCTATGATCCTTACTACCCTTTCGATTTCATTGATGCAGTTCAAGAGGATTTCAACAATTCTTTAGacccttttttcttttcttccccAACCACCAACCATGCGCTACCACTAACAAATGGTTTAAATACAAACACTGAGCTTGAAGATTATCATAATAACACAGTCATGGATTCCGCAAATTTTCAGTGGCATGAATTGAACTCCTCCGAAAATAGTTTCTTCACTGGACAAATAAGAAGGGCAAGCAGTACATGCGATTCTCAAACGGAGGAAGCGAAGTTGTTGAAGGTAGGGCGTTACAGTTTagaagaaagaaaacaaaaaatctcTAAATACAGAGCCAAGAGAAAACAGAGGAAGTTCAACAAAATTATTAAG TATGAATGTCGAAAGACACTGGCCGACAGTAGAACACGCATACGTGGCAGATTCGCACGTAACGATGAAACCAGTGAGATTCCAAAAACTCCATGTTCAAAAACAGCAGAAAGGCATTGTTCTGAAGATGAGTTATGG GTTGATCTGATTGAAGGATTAAATGAAGATCTCACATCATGTTTTTATTTGAGCTGA
- the LOC131650333 gene encoding brassinosteroid-responsive RING protein 1-like, producing the protein MGFPTDVMLPTVFMQFLSVLASIRKLLTLFFCYFGFESDFSFPETSPEPRLLIREILPAVKFSELELAVVECSQDGCAVCLYEFKAEDEIQRLTNCRHIFHKNCLDRWMGYYHTTCPLCRTTFLPHHMQDT; encoded by the coding sequence ATGGGGTTTCCAACAGACGTTATGTTGCCAACGGTTTTTATGCAGTTTCTTTCAGTATTAGCTTCCATCAGAAAACTCCTTACTCTCTTTTTCTGTTATTTCGGTTTCGAATCCGACTTTTCCTTTCCTGAAACTTCACCTGAACCCCGGCTGCTCATCAGAGAAATCCTTCCGGCGGTGAAATTCTCGGAGCTGGAGCTAGCGGTTGTGGAATGCTCACAGGATGGCTGTGCCGTCTGCCTTTACGAGTTCAAGGCGGAAGACGAGATCCAACGGCTCACAAACTGCCGTCACATCTTCCATAAAAACTGCCTCGACCGTTGGATGGGATACTATCATACGACATGTCCTTTGTGCCGCACAACTTTCCTACCTCATCACATGCAAGATACATGA